One Triticum dicoccoides isolate Atlit2015 ecotype Zavitan chromosome 3B, WEW_v2.0, whole genome shotgun sequence genomic window, tggaaaaaataaagagcaaactatgaggcacctgcagttcaaatttgacccgcttccaactgaatcgacgggaatttgtcttttttaccagaggtggatcaaaacttttggcacccaaccattgtgtcaattgtgcattatatatgacctagtatttataaaattgattaggtccaattttacaacgaatatatggtaggtccttcacaaaaaaactcattttgggcactcgaaaaaatggaaaatgattttttcgtcgaaataaaaatttccttaggcaacattgtttgtcattccaagatgcacccttgtgcacgatatgaggtcatttgaacaaactataccatgaatgtggccataagattgatcatttggcttgaaagccatgaatcttcacgcatgatagctcgtttctgagaatacttttttaaaacaatttccgtattacaagtttattattttcctggaaacttggtcacatataatgacacaatgcgaaggttttccaattttttgattttttttgaattttttatgcccgtttcaaattgcggtcaaaacgacgggcttgaccgttcctagctagtggttgaatcttgaatttttttggtgtttctatgattaaatagatacttatgtacctataaatgatttttgtaaaaaataaagagcaaactataaggcagctacagttcaaatttgacccgcttccatctgaatcggcaggaatttctctttttcaccagaggtggatcaaaactttttacacccaatcagttggtcaattgtgcattaaatatggcctagtattttataaaaacgatttggtccaattttgcaacaaatatatagtaggtccttcacaaaaaaaaactcatttcacgcactcggaaaatggaaaatgaatttttcgtgcaaagaaaatgaaaaattccttaggcaacattgtttgaaattccaagatgcacccttgtgcacaatatgagatcatttgaacaaactatgccatgaatgtggccataagattgatcatttggcttgaaagccatgaatcttcacacatgatagctcatttctgagaacacttttttaaaataattaccatattacaagtttattattttttctgaaaacttggtcacgtatgatgacacaatgcggaggtttccatttttttgatttttatgcctgtttcaaaatgcggtcaacggcgggcttgaccgttcctagctagtggttgaagtttggaaaacttttgatgtttctatgattaaatagatacttatgtacctagaaatgattttttaaagatcaaactatgaggtagctgcagttcaaatttgacccgcttcctactgaatcagcgggaatttgtctttttcaccagaggtggaccaaaacttttggcacccaacaattttgtaaattgtgcattaaatatggcctagtattttagaaaattgatttggtacaattttgcaacaaatatatggtaggtccttcacaaaaaaactcattttgggcactcaaaaaaatggaaaatgaatttttcgtccaaagaaaatgaaaacttccttaggcaacattgtttgtcattccaatatgcacccttgtgcacaatataagatcatttgaacaaactatgccatgaatgtggccatgagattgagcATTGGGGTTGAAAGCCgtgcatcttcacacttgatagctcgttttttagaacactttttaaaaataatcgctgtattacaagtttataatttttgctggtaacttggtcacatataatgacacaacgcgaaggttttccaatttttttatttttttttgaattttttaaaaatgcgaaggtttcaaaatgcgatcaaaacggcgggcacGACCGTTCCTATCtgatggttgaatcttggaaaactttttgtgtttctatgattaaatagatacttatatacctagaaatgatttttggaaaaaataaagagcaaactatgaggcagctgtagttcaaatttgacccgcttccagctgaatcgacctaaatttgtctttttcaccaaaggtgtctaaaaactttttacacccaaccatttggtcaattgtgcattaaatatgtcctagtattttaaaaattgatttggtacaattttgaaaTAAATATAAGGTAGATCCtttacaaaaaaactcattttgggcactcaaaaaatggaaaatgaatttttaatTAACCATGACCAATTTTTAGTTaactacgaccaatttagatggtcatgacATCGTACGCGTGTGCAGCATTTTGATTGGTCCGTGGGCATTTCACGCCGATCATGGATGGATCACCATCGGATGCTCCCGGATCCAACGGCTGTCCTCACCCGAAGCCCACCTcagccgaaaccctagatctcccgAGTCCTCGTGCCCCTCTCTCCCCGCACACCACTCCTCCCTTCCAGATCGCAgccgccacctccctccggcggagcgccccgCCATCCATGGCCCCCCACGCACTCCTCTCTCCCATCCCCTCCCGAATCACCGCATGTCCTCATCCTCGTCCACCCACGAAGCCCTGGACCCCTTctccccatcgccgccgccactccatTTTCCCAATCGCAGTCCTTCCCCATGCCTTGCGCTGCCCAAATCCACGCCGCACCTTGCCGTCCACGCACGCTCACCGTCCGTCCCTGTCTGCCTCGCCCCTGTCTCCCACCACGCCGCACGCCGCACGCCACCTCCACCCTCCCCTCCCCCCACGCTGGACGAGCGCCGCCGGTGGGGGCAGGTCACCATGGCCGCCACCGACCTCCGTTGTCTCCCCAACCCCGGCCTCCACTCCACCGTCGTTGGCCCCTCCCCGTCTTGTCGTGGACGCAGATCCGCTGGAGCTACTCAGCCCGCTGTCAGACCCGCCCTCCCTCGACCCCTGCCCGcgccggaaaccctagccgccggccatGGCGACCGACCGCAGGGTGCAGGCACAAGGCTCGGCTCGACGAAAGTGCTTGGTATGAATTCCTActcccctccttctcctcctcttcttctctccctctctgACCCCGTCTCATCTCGTGTTTGTAGGCAGGCGCCATGGAGTGGAACTTCCTCTGTTCGAGACGGCGTGGATCTTGTGCTCGTCAAGGTCCTTCTTCCTCCAGCACGAGGAAAAGCAGAAGCAGCCGCCGCATCAAGGTCCACCCCCTCTCTCTATTCCAATAATTACATAGACACGTTACTAGTAGCAGGCAAATGTCCAAGTTCAGTGTACCGATGGCCCAGTTAGGTGTTTTCACGCTCTGTAGTATCGTGCTTACAGCTACTGATGCACAATTTACACTAGCCCAAAGCTCCAAACCATAAGTTAAGAGCATAAATTTTGAAGGATCTGCATACAGATCACACTGTTTGTTCTTCAGATCCCTACCCACT contains:
- the LOC119280262 gene encoding vegetative cell wall protein gp1-like, which codes for MSSSSSTHEALDPFSPSPPPLHFPNRSPSPCLALPKSTPHLAVHARSPSVPVCLAPVSHHAARRTPPPPSPPPTLDERRRWGQVTMAATDLRCLPNPGLHSTVVGPSPSCRGRRSAGATQPAVRPALPRPLPAPETLAAGHGDRPQGAGTRLGSTKVLGRRHGVELPLFETAWILCSSRSFFLQHEEKQKQPPHQGPPPLSIPIIT